The following are encoded together in the Falsibacillus albus genome:
- a CDS encoding APC family permease, translating to MAQQGKFKKELSFLDLTFLGCGSIIGSGWLYGAMNGAKLAGAHSWISWVIGAIIFILLGLVYAELSAALPRSGGFLRFPDYTHGSMVGYLIGFASLLGYTSVIGVEVIAVRSYATHYWAALSTADGGPTTLGFIVQALLVLIFFLINYWSVNFFGKVNTFVTFFKFVVPILIMVVLFMNMDVSNFHAGGADPGGIHGVFKAVVGAGIAFAFLGFRQSVDFAAEARNPQRDIPWSIIISIALCLVLYVLLQLAFIGAVPADVVAAGWSSLDYSSPWADLAQTLGIIWLANLVLIDSAISPAATGNIFLSGTARVMFAWAKNGYFYSIFRKVDPRTGLPRGALWLALILGIAWTLPAQFQVWSGLVGAVTAAFVFTYMTGPISAASLRKTNPELKRPFYLKGMGIVSPLAFIAASFIAYWSGWDVVKLLVLMLVGSLVLYFAFVDKDEKLRATLKEDFRACLWMFGYYAFMLIMSYIGSFGPTNDAGEKPHQLISGPWDTLVVAIGSLVIYYWGVNTSLKKARITEEEEVEE from the coding sequence ATGGCACAGCAAGGGAAATTTAAAAAAGAACTTAGTTTTCTCGATTTAACATTTCTGGGCTGCGGATCGATCATTGGCTCCGGCTGGTTGTACGGGGCAATGAATGGTGCCAAGCTCGCAGGTGCGCATTCTTGGATCTCTTGGGTGATCGGCGCAATCATTTTTATTTTATTAGGCCTCGTTTATGCAGAATTATCCGCTGCACTTCCGCGATCTGGCGGATTTCTTCGTTTTCCAGATTATACGCACGGTTCCATGGTTGGGTATCTCATCGGTTTTGCCTCTTTGCTCGGTTATACGAGTGTCATCGGGGTTGAAGTCATCGCGGTTCGAAGCTATGCCACCCATTATTGGGCAGCACTCTCGACGGCAGATGGCGGTCCGACAACCTTGGGTTTTATCGTACAAGCACTCTTAGTCCTCATCTTCTTCTTAATCAACTACTGGAGCGTCAACTTCTTTGGAAAAGTAAACACCTTTGTCACGTTCTTTAAATTTGTCGTACCAATCTTGATCATGGTTGTCTTATTCATGAATATGGATGTCAGCAACTTCCACGCTGGCGGCGCAGATCCGGGAGGCATTCACGGTGTCTTCAAAGCCGTGGTTGGCGCCGGGATTGCTTTCGCCTTCCTTGGTTTCCGGCAGTCGGTCGACTTTGCCGCGGAAGCACGAAATCCACAAAGGGACATCCCGTGGTCGATCATCATCTCGATCGCTCTTTGTCTAGTGCTTTATGTATTGCTGCAATTAGCCTTTATCGGCGCGGTTCCTGCAGATGTCGTGGCTGCAGGCTGGTCAAGCCTCGACTATTCTTCCCCGTGGGCTGATTTGGCGCAGACATTGGGCATCATCTGGCTTGCCAATCTTGTCTTGATTGATTCGGCGATTTCACCTGCTGCGACGGGGAACATCTTCCTTTCCGGTACAGCGCGCGTCATGTTCGCTTGGGCGAAAAACGGATATTTTTATTCCATTTTCCGCAAGGTCGATCCAAGAACAGGTCTTCCGCGCGGCGCATTATGGCTGGCACTGATCCTTGGAATCGCGTGGACGCTTCCGGCTCAGTTCCAGGTATGGAGCGGTCTCGTTGGCGCTGTTACAGCTGCCTTTGTTTTCACGTACATGACCGGGCCGATTTCCGCAGCATCACTACGGAAAACGAATCCGGAACTTAAACGTCCATTCTATTTAAAAGGAATGGGCATCGTATCACCGTTAGCCTTCATCGCAGCATCTTTCATTGCGTATTGGAGCGGCTGGGACGTTGTGAAATTGCTCGTCCTCATGCTTGTCGGCTCGCTCGTGCTTTACTTTGCTTTCGTCGATAAAGATGAAAAACTGCGGGCAACTTTAAAAGAGGACTTCAGAGCATGTCTATGGATGTTCGGGTACTATGCATTCATGCTGATCATGTCCTATATCGGTTCATTTGGTCCAACGAATGATGCCGGCGAAAAACCGCACCAGCTCATCAGCGGCCCTTGGGATACACTCGTCGTGGCTATCGGTTCCTTGGTCATCTACTACTGGGGTGTGAATACATCCTTGAAGAAAGCTAGAATTACCGAGGAAGAGGAAGTAGAAGAATAA
- a CDS encoding DUF805 domain-containing protein codes for MEWYLKVLKNYVGFQGRARRKEYWMYLLINQIIIFILATIEYFADIDPYLKGIYYLATLLPALGVSLRRLHDTGKSGWWLLVALIPIVGIIVLIIFFCQSSQDGENKYGPNPKTA; via the coding sequence ATGGAATGGTATTTGAAAGTATTGAAAAATTATGTTGGATTTCAAGGGAGGGCTAGACGGAAGGAATATTGGATGTATTTGCTGATTAATCAAATTATAATATTCATTCTTGCAACGATAGAATATTTCGCAGATATCGATCCATACCTGAAGGGGATCTACTATCTTGCTACTTTGCTCCCAGCACTTGGAGTAAGCTTGCGCCGACTGCATGATACGGGAAAAAGCGGTTGGTGGTTGTTGGTTGCCCTGATTCCGATTGTTGGAATCATTGTCTTAATCATTTTCTTTTGTCAGAGCAGCCAGGATGGCGAAAATAAATATGGCCCGAACCCTAAAACAGCCTGA
- a CDS encoding sigma-70 family RNA polymerase sigma factor gives MTSFEEIQKQYEPMIHKIVHSLNLYKNKDEFYQLGLIGLWKAYEKMDPSKGSFTSYAYINIKGAMTEELKSSVKREETFTYAKEEYWENIENDHQMFSVALNDRDTLLSYCTKLTENQTKWVLYTFLYGMTAKDIAEKEGVSISAVKKWRNGAKEHLKKNKGKLFIE, from the coding sequence ATGACCAGTTTTGAAGAAATACAAAAGCAATATGAACCGATGATCCACAAAATCGTCCATTCACTCAACCTGTACAAAAACAAAGATGAGTTCTATCAACTAGGGCTGATCGGATTGTGGAAGGCTTATGAAAAGATGGACCCTTCAAAAGGAAGCTTCACCAGCTATGCTTACATCAACATCAAGGGAGCAATGACAGAGGAACTCAAATCTTCCGTAAAAAGAGAGGAAACCTTCACCTACGCCAAGGAAGAATACTGGGAGAACATCGAAAACGACCATCAAATGTTCAGTGTCGCACTAAATGACCGAGACACCCTTCTTTCCTATTGCACCAAACTGACCGAAAACCAGACAAAATGGGTCCTTTACACCTTCCTCTACGGAATGACGGCCAAAGATATCGCAGAGAAAGAAGGCGTCTCCATTTCTGCGGTGAAGAAATGGCGGAATGGGGCGAAGGAACACTTGAAGAAAAACAAAGGAAAATTATTTATAGAGTAA
- a CDS encoding S-layer homology domain-containing protein, translated as MGRLSKSLRMLMATAATAAIVAVATAPAAAASFSDVSDRYEEAVGYLVNDGVTNGLTDSSFGVSQQIKRADAAVMIARALDLESKDAPDAGFTDVPQRAQSAVNSLRQEGIINGKTASSFGANDKLTRGEMAIILTRAYHFGGTGEVPFTDVNSRYMDYVKALVANGITKGKTETQFGTGQKITRGEFALFIYRSEKSIEPKVINVSSLEDMSVTEGEKVNLPGKIEVTLEDNTKAQKEVVWDEADFSKAGEYIVKGDVADSDLQAKIKVVIKESEATLAVKKADEAIAALPTEITLENEDVVKEARSFVDAAYQLNDQADIEGIAVLEKAESMIAFLHAKEDAENAIAALPASITLAEKAAVDAARTKVEAVYNLDKNADVEGIAILKKAEDALALLEAKEMAEKAIAGLPEIVTLNEQNAVKTARVKVDDVLNMDSSVSIEGIDKLEAAEQEIHRLLVESAVVRLNTSGKKLKTNKTYQLTSTVTPDEVSDLAVAWSSDNPNVATVDQNGVVKTISEGEATITAQLEKGHTAVCQITVSNKPDLSFNTYASMTINGVINGVNTSFYNLSEDTIQVEKVEVYEGSTKRAEFSAQNMQDSGITTEIPAYQQFGMSISFKLGLWATSENYVKYTISVGDDTYEYISNINN; from the coding sequence ATGGGTCGATTATCAAAATCTTTACGTATGTTGATGGCAACGGCTGCAACTGCGGCAATTGTTGCGGTGGCTACAGCACCTGCTGCTGCGGCTTCGTTCAGCGATGTTTCCGATCGCTATGAAGAAGCAGTTGGCTATTTAGTAAATGACGGGGTTACCAATGGTTTGACAGATTCAAGCTTTGGGGTTTCTCAGCAAATCAAACGGGCAGATGCTGCCGTGATGATTGCCAGAGCGCTGGATTTAGAGTCCAAAGATGCCCCAGATGCAGGATTTACAGATGTCCCTCAGCGTGCGCAGTCAGCGGTTAACAGCTTGAGGCAAGAGGGAATCATCAATGGGAAAACGGCGTCGAGCTTTGGTGCAAATGACAAATTAACACGAGGCGAAATGGCCATTATTTTAACTCGTGCCTATCATTTTGGAGGCACTGGGGAAGTTCCCTTCACAGATGTGAACTCACGCTATATGGATTATGTCAAAGCGCTTGTTGCCAATGGGATTACGAAAGGTAAAACTGAAACGCAATTTGGAACAGGTCAGAAAATTACACGTGGGGAATTCGCCCTTTTTATATACCGGTCTGAAAAATCAATTGAACCTAAAGTGATCAATGTCAGCAGCTTAGAGGATATGAGCGTGACAGAAGGGGAAAAAGTCAATCTTCCTGGTAAAATAGAAGTGACTCTCGAGGACAATACGAAAGCCCAAAAGGAAGTTGTTTGGGATGAGGCAGATTTCAGCAAGGCTGGCGAATACATAGTAAAAGGGGATGTGGCCGATTCTGATCTGCAAGCTAAAATTAAAGTGGTTATAAAGGAGTCAGAGGCTACCCTGGCTGTGAAAAAAGCAGATGAAGCGATTGCTGCTTTGCCAACAGAAATTACATTGGAAAATGAAGATGTGGTGAAAGAAGCAAGGTCTTTCGTTGATGCGGCTTATCAGCTAAATGATCAAGCGGATATTGAAGGAATCGCTGTTTTGGAAAAAGCAGAATCTATGATAGCGTTCTTGCATGCAAAGGAAGATGCGGAGAATGCAATCGCAGCACTTCCGGCGTCCATCACGCTTGCAGAAAAAGCTGCAGTCGATGCAGCACGCACGAAGGTGGAAGCTGTTTACAATTTGGATAAAAATGCAGATGTAGAAGGAATTGCAATTCTTAAAAAAGCAGAAGACGCATTAGCCTTACTTGAAGCAAAGGAAATGGCAGAAAAGGCAATTGCAGGTCTTCCTGAGATCGTGACGTTAAACGAACAAAACGCGGTGAAAACAGCCCGTGTAAAAGTTGACGACGTGTTGAACATGGATTCTTCCGTTTCAATTGAAGGAATCGATAAGCTTGAGGCAGCCGAACAAGAGATTCACAGACTTTTGGTGGAAAGTGCTGTAGTGAGATTAAATACTTCTGGAAAAAAATTAAAAACCAATAAAACGTATCAGCTGACTTCGACCGTAACACCAGATGAAGTTTCTGATTTGGCTGTAGCTTGGAGTTCCGATAACCCCAACGTTGCAACCGTAGATCAAAATGGCGTGGTGAAAACGATCAGCGAAGGTGAAGCAACCATTACAGCCCAGCTTGAAAAGGGACATACGGCGGTCTGCCAAATCACTGTCAGCAACAAACCAGATTTAAGCTTCAACACGTATGCATCCATGACCATCAATGGTGTCATCAATGGAGTCAACACCTCCTTTTACAACTTGAGCGAGGATACCATTCAAGTGGAAAAAGTTGAAGTGTATGAAGGTTCTACAAAAAGAGCAGAGTTTTCTGCACAAAATATGCAGGACAGTGGAATTACAACTGAAATCCCTGCCTACCAACAATTTGGAATGAGCATTTCGTTCAAACTCGGCCTCTGGGCAACAAGCGAGAACTATGTGAAATACACCATTAGCGTCGGCGACGATACGTATGAGTATATTTCTAACATAAATAATTAA
- a CDS encoding sugar-binding transcriptional regulator has translation MELTSKDIFTQNLLIKVAWYYYKDNLTQTEISDLLHLSRNKVVRLLDRARAENIVQFHIKGDGVNCLEIEHTLMDAFAISNAFVIPTPKHDLSRSLAKAAAQYMENTIANHELIGFGWGEAVSRTIESLTIDPSITVSMVTLTGGVNYYFQKRDHSLEGGLDKFKGGIHVIPAPFLASTKEMAANMLSEPSVKDILDLASLSHHVVVGIGGLSKTSTIIKEEKMTLNELVYIKNQNAVGDILGQFFDADGEPLDLPHHERLIGTNISTLKDLNNVIGVAGGPKKIDAIYGALKGGYLNTIITDEETAKALIKKLD, from the coding sequence ATGGAATTGACAAGCAAAGATATTTTTACTCAAAACCTGCTGATCAAGGTCGCCTGGTACTACTACAAAGATAATTTGACCCAAACTGAAATTTCCGATCTCCTTCACCTATCTAGAAATAAAGTCGTCCGCCTGCTCGACCGGGCAAGGGCAGAAAATATCGTCCAATTTCACATTAAAGGAGACGGCGTGAATTGCTTGGAAATCGAACACACGCTGATGGATGCCTTTGCTATTTCCAACGCCTTTGTCATCCCGACACCCAAGCATGACCTTAGCCGCTCCTTGGCAAAAGCGGCCGCACAATATATGGAAAACACCATCGCCAATCATGAATTGATCGGTTTTGGCTGGGGAGAAGCCGTATCCCGGACGATCGAATCCTTGACGATCGATCCGTCCATTACAGTCTCCATGGTCACTCTGACCGGCGGCGTGAACTATTACTTCCAGAAACGGGATCATTCATTGGAAGGCGGACTCGATAAATTCAAAGGCGGCATCCACGTGATTCCTGCACCATTTTTGGCCTCAACCAAAGAAATGGCTGCCAATATGCTATCCGAGCCGTCAGTCAAGGACATCCTTGACCTCGCCAGCCTTTCCCATCACGTCGTCGTCGGAATCGGGGGACTATCCAAAACCTCCACCATCATAAAGGAAGAAAAAATGACCCTGAATGAATTGGTCTACATCAAAAACCAAAATGCCGTCGGCGACATACTAGGCCAATTCTTCGATGCCGATGGCGAACCGCTTGACCTGCCGCATCACGAGCGGCTCATCGGCACCAACATCAGTACATTGAAAGACCTGAACAACGTCATCGGCGTTGCCGGAGGTCCGAAAAAGATCGATGCCATCTACGGCGCACTTAAAGGAGGCTACCTCAACACGATCATCACGGATGAAGAAACAGCCAAAGCTTTAATAAAAAAGCTGGATTAG
- a CDS encoding cupin domain-containing protein translates to MIHVSEKDVEYRYGTHGPKYLTKGPNVDVGVVLLKPGDDHDNHYHTTCEEIFYILEGEIDIYIDGNPVHVKAGDMLQVRPMEAHYLKNTNTVDFKAVFIKSPHINERDSVIVENPKIKE, encoded by the coding sequence ATGATCCATGTCAGTGAAAAGGACGTTGAATACCGCTACGGTACACACGGCCCGAAATACTTAACGAAAGGACCAAACGTCGATGTTGGCGTTGTTCTTTTAAAACCAGGCGATGACCACGACAATCACTATCATACAACCTGCGAAGAAATCTTCTACATCCTTGAAGGTGAAATTGATATTTATATAGACGGCAATCCCGTTCATGTCAAAGCGGGCGATATGCTCCAAGTCAGGCCGATGGAAGCTCATTATCTAAAAAATACGAACACGGTTGACTTCAAAGCTGTATTCATCAAGTCACCTCATATAAACGAACGGGATTCCGTCATTGTCGAAAATCCAAAAATCAAGGAGTGA
- a CDS encoding DUF805 domain-containing protein — MQWYLKVLQNYVGFQGRARRKEYWMYALINEIIVLILTALQHAADLPSIILGLYSLAVLIPGLAVSFRRLHDTGKSAWWLLIAIIPIVGLIVLLIFFCQDSQDGANKYGPNPKV; from the coding sequence ATGCAATGGTATTTAAAAGTATTGCAAAATTATGTTGGATTTCAAGGAAGGGCTAGACGCAAGGAATATTGGATGTATGCTTTGATAAACGAAATCATTGTACTCATTCTTACTGCTTTACAGCATGCTGCAGATCTTCCTTCCATAATATTAGGTCTGTATTCCTTGGCTGTTTTGATCCCAGGACTCGCAGTCAGTTTTCGCAGACTGCATGATACTGGAAAAAGTGCATGGTGGTTATTGATCGCCATCATACCGATTGTCGGATTAATCGTTCTGCTAATATTCTTTTGCCAGGACAGCCAAGATGGAGCAAATAAGTATGGCCCGAATCCTAAAGTGTGA
- the lsrK gene encoding autoinducer-2 kinase: MEYILVFDAGTGSVRALLFDKNGNQVAASQFEWTHIEDPRFPGSMNFDVEKNWELVNTCISQVLNKSGVDPTAIKAVSATSMREGFVLYDHSGKEIWACANVDSRAAAEAKELKSIDPDLEKKLYEQSGQTFALGALPRLLWLKKNQPDLYEKTAYMTMINDWILYKLTNMLQVDPSNGCTTGIFDLKTRTWTPVIAEACDLKNNIFPPVNEAGQLLGTISESMAAATGLSKGTPVISGGGDAQMASIGVGAIKDGQTFICGGSFWQQEINIKEPVVDPKNRIRVNCHAIPDLWQIETIAFFPGLVMRWFRDAFCETEMLEAARTGRDAYEILEEKAKDVPIGSNGIIPIFSDVMDYMSWRHAAPSFLNLTLDAAKTGKKELFKSIQENAALITYGNLKIVEDVTGHYPQEAIFAGGGSKGKLWSQTLADVLGIPVKVPVEKEAAALGTAIMAGIAVGLYPDLETAVAELVKWERVHQPNEDHHQQYLAIYENWRSVYAEQLKLADSGKTRHMWIAPGISI, encoded by the coding sequence ATGGAGTATATTCTCGTCTTTGATGCGGGCACCGGCAGCGTCAGGGCACTGCTTTTCGATAAAAATGGAAACCAGGTGGCCGCGTCCCAATTCGAATGGACCCACATCGAAGACCCGCGCTTTCCAGGATCGATGAATTTTGATGTAGAGAAAAACTGGGAGCTGGTCAACACTTGTATTTCTCAAGTTCTGAATAAATCCGGTGTAGACCCGACAGCGATTAAAGCCGTCAGTGCCACTAGTATGCGTGAAGGCTTTGTTCTGTATGACCACAGCGGAAAGGAAATATGGGCTTGTGCCAATGTGGATTCCCGAGCTGCCGCCGAAGCGAAGGAGCTAAAAAGCATCGACCCCGATTTGGAAAAGAAACTTTACGAACAGTCGGGCCAGACCTTTGCCCTTGGTGCCCTGCCAAGACTTCTTTGGCTTAAAAAGAATCAGCCTGACCTCTATGAAAAGACTGCCTATATGACGATGATCAACGATTGGATCCTTTATAAACTGACAAATATGCTTCAAGTCGATCCATCCAATGGCTGCACCACCGGTATTTTTGATTTAAAAACCCGGACGTGGACTCCGGTGATTGCAGAGGCTTGCGACTTAAAGAACAATATTTTCCCACCTGTCAATGAAGCCGGCCAGCTATTGGGTACCATCTCTGAATCGATGGCAGCTGCGACTGGTCTTTCAAAAGGAACGCCTGTCATCAGCGGAGGCGGCGATGCCCAAATGGCTTCTATCGGGGTCGGCGCCATTAAGGACGGTCAAACCTTTATTTGCGGAGGAAGCTTCTGGCAGCAGGAAATCAATATCAAAGAGCCTGTCGTTGATCCGAAAAACCGCATCCGTGTCAACTGCCATGCCATCCCGGACCTTTGGCAAATCGAAACGATCGCCTTTTTCCCTGGCCTCGTCATGAGATGGTTCCGCGATGCCTTCTGTGAAACGGAAATGCTGGAAGCGGCGAGAACCGGTCGTGATGCTTACGAAATTTTGGAGGAGAAAGCAAAGGATGTGCCGATCGGTTCCAACGGCATCATCCCAATTTTTTCAGATGTGATGGATTACATGTCATGGCGCCATGCAGCCCCCTCCTTTTTGAACCTTACTTTAGATGCCGCTAAAACCGGCAAAAAAGAACTGTTTAAATCGATCCAGGAAAATGCCGCACTCATCACTTACGGAAACTTAAAAATCGTCGAGGATGTCACCGGCCATTACCCGCAGGAAGCCATTTTTGCCGGCGGAGGGTCGAAAGGAAAGCTATGGAGTCAAACGCTCGCAGACGTACTGGGGATCCCGGTAAAGGTCCCTGTCGAAAAAGAAGCGGCGGCGCTCGGAACTGCAATCATGGCAGGAATCGCAGTCGGCCTCTATCCGGATCTTGAAACGGCGGTTGCCGAGCTTGTGAAATGGGAAAGAGTCCATCAGCCAAACGAGGACCATCATCAACAATATCTAGCAATCTATGAAAACTGGCGCAGCGTCTACGCCGAGCAGCTGAAGCTCGCAGATTCAGGCAAGACCCGCCACATGTGGATCGCACCGGGAATATCCATTTGA
- the lsrF gene encoding 3-hydroxy-5-phosphonooxypentane-2,4-dione thiolase, with translation MNWGFKNRMNQILPNGKAVMLAIDHGYFLGPVHGLEKPGETVKKLLPHTDSLFVTRGSLDACIPADVDKPMLLRVSGGPSVLNDLANEHIVTPVKEAIRHNVVGVGVSIFVGSDYETQTVNNLANVVTDAHDYGIPVLAITAVGKELEKRDARFLALASRIAAEMGADIVKTYYCDDFEKVTSTCPVPIVIAGGPKLNTIKDALDLTYNAMKQGAAGVDMGRNIWQSQHPEAMIRAINGIVHKNYNVSEALELYATLSNTTVH, from the coding sequence ATGAATTGGGGATTTAAAAATAGAATGAACCAAATCTTGCCGAATGGAAAGGCCGTCATGCTTGCCATTGACCACGGCTATTTCCTCGGTCCTGTCCATGGATTGGAAAAGCCGGGTGAAACCGTCAAAAAGCTTCTCCCGCATACGGATTCACTATTCGTCACACGTGGATCGCTCGATGCCTGCATCCCGGCCGATGTAGATAAACCAATGCTGCTGCGTGTCTCAGGCGGTCCGAGCGTCCTGAACGACCTGGCCAACGAGCATATCGTAACACCGGTCAAGGAAGCCATCCGCCACAATGTCGTCGGTGTCGGCGTCTCGATTTTCGTCGGATCGGACTACGAAACCCAAACCGTCAACAACCTGGCCAATGTGGTCACCGATGCACACGACTACGGGATCCCTGTGCTCGCCATCACCGCAGTCGGAAAAGAATTGGAAAAGCGCGATGCCAGATTCCTTGCACTCGCCTCACGGATTGCAGCCGAAATGGGAGCTGACATTGTCAAAACCTATTACTGTGACGACTTCGAAAAAGTCACCAGCACCTGCCCCGTCCCGATCGTCATCGCGGGCGGACCGAAGCTCAACACAATCAAAGATGCACTCGACCTTACCTACAACGCAATGAAACAAGGAGCAGCAGGCGTCGACATGGGGCGGAACATCTGGCAATCCCAACATCCAGAGGCCATGATCCGCGCCATCAACGGCATCGTCCACAAAAACTACAACGTTTCTGAAGCCCTGGAACTATACGCAACCCTCTCGAATACGACCGTGCACTAA
- a CDS encoding competence protein ComK encodes MEKKPYLVSQNTMALEPIYHEVFRTKIYDVQGIYYSTLTSMELLEAACLERGSDYSGRIKAVRRKLGYLKKTPLMISRHEMIYAFPTKSPEDYDNVWIFHRHIQSFQALRRKVVAVVFANEMTIEVNCSSYTFQTQREKTAQCLCHFSSPPFTKLHSSQKSNPVNT; translated from the coding sequence ATGGAGAAAAAACCTTATTTGGTTTCGCAAAACACGATGGCCCTGGAGCCGATTTATCATGAAGTGTTTCGGACGAAGATTTATGATGTGCAAGGAATTTATTATTCGACCTTAACGTCCATGGAGTTGCTGGAAGCTGCCTGTTTGGAGAGGGGATCAGATTACTCAGGCAGAATCAAGGCAGTCCGGAGAAAGCTTGGTTATCTGAAGAAGACACCTCTGATGATTTCCCGCCATGAAATGATCTACGCGTTCCCCACAAAATCACCTGAAGACTATGACAACGTATGGATTTTTCATCGTCATATTCAATCATTTCAAGCACTTCGAAGAAAAGTTGTTGCCGTTGTCTTTGCAAACGAAATGACCATAGAAGTGAACTGTTCTTCCTACACCTTTCAGACGCAGCGTGAGAAAACGGCGCAATGCCTATGCCACTTCTCATCGCCGCCATTCACAAAACTCCACTCATCTCAGAAATCCAATCCTGTTAATACATAA
- a CDS encoding glycosyltransferase family 2 protein, whose protein sequence is MNILVSVIIPTFNRGMFLCELVESLFRQTYKQLEIIIVNDFGEKVDFIKELYPELNLKLIQPDRKLGHVVARNEGVHAASGNYILLCDDDDMLLPHHIEECVKVLDAGEADFVHTDAEMFEFTVEEFGRQPFHHRLFAYDYTIDDMKTYSTYVPSGTIYRKKIHEVIGSFDPEINNYWDWDFFLRVYKSFNIKKLPIASVLYAHGHGSNSQDTSKMRPYLDRLCAKHGLPLLPTNNFGTLLQEDTLKARQSKSRRSWDSGAVVSRYGKMIKKTI, encoded by the coding sequence ATGAATATTTTAGTAAGCGTAATCATCCCTACCTTTAACCGGGGAATGTTTTTGTGTGAGCTTGTGGAAAGCCTCTTCCGTCAAACGTATAAACAATTGGAAATCATCATTGTTAATGATTTTGGGGAGAAAGTAGATTTTATTAAGGAGCTCTATCCCGAGTTGAATCTAAAACTCATCCAGCCCGATAGAAAGCTGGGTCATGTTGTCGCCCGGAATGAAGGCGTCCACGCAGCCAGTGGGAACTATATTTTGCTATGCGATGACGATGACATGCTGCTGCCGCATCATATCGAAGAATGCGTAAAAGTTCTCGATGCCGGTGAAGCGGACTTTGTCCATACTGATGCAGAGATGTTTGAATTTACGGTAGAGGAATTTGGCCGACAACCCTTTCATCACAGACTCTTTGCCTATGACTACACCATCGATGATATGAAGACCTACTCAACCTATGTACCTTCCGGGACAATATACCGGAAGAAGATCCATGAAGTCATCGGCAGCTTCGATCCTGAGATAAACAATTACTGGGACTGGGATTTCTTCTTAAGAGTCTATAAATCTTTTAACATTAAAAAACTCCCGATCGCCAGTGTCCTCTACGCCCATGGACATGGAAGCAACTCCCAGGATACATCAAAAATGAGGCCCTACCTGGATAGATTGTGTGCGAAGCATGGGTTGCCCTTGTTGCCGACCAATAACTTTGGGACGCTGCTGCAGGAAGATACGTTGAAAGCACGCCAATCCAAGAGCCGTCGATCCTGGGATAGCGGGGCAGTTGTTTCGAGATACGGGAAAATGATTAAGAAAACAATATAA